From Daucus carota subsp. sativus chromosome 6, DH1 v3.0, whole genome shotgun sequence, the proteins below share one genomic window:
- the LOC108224949 gene encoding phenolic glucoside malonyltransferase 1 — MVSVLESSRVSPPPNTNVEKSLPLTFFDLIWVPFHPLSRVIFFDFPCSTNHFIENIIPNLKISLSSALQHFSPLAGNLIKPSNPDSETDFHIRYADGDSVSVIFAECTEDFNQFCGYQVRAADLLRPLVPQLPGESRVEVCGEECLASPLLAIQVTVFPNHGVCFGFTNSHVVADGSSMFSFVQAWASLAKQVMLKEDGSNFQVPFYDRSLIEDPLGLGAIIQRNFRGLATAEQMEQVAPDQSIGGTKARVTFVLKQADIEALKSLVIQKRPALPYVSSLTVVSAYVWTCMAKTRAAVVKGSEQEPLNFAIAYDCRARLDPPLPASYFGNCILASVTVEKKEVLAGEEGLFTAAELLGNSLSAKINNKDGVWKGASGLHDEFAGVTRGEWFLGIAGSPKLDYYNAIDFGWGKPRKFEFVSEPFSISRCKDSKVDLELGFIMPKNEVDVFSTIFAQGLEVST; from the coding sequence ATGGTATCCGTCCTTGAAAGTTCCAGAGTCTCTCCTCCACCGAATACCAATGTCGAGAAATCTCTGCCCCTAACTTTCTTCGACTTGATATGGGTCCCTTTTCATCCTCTCTCTCGTGTCATCTTCTTCGATTTTCCTTGCTCTACCAACCACTTCATCGAAAACATAATCCCGAATCTCAAAATTTCATTGTCTAGTGCTCTCCAACACTTCTCTCCTCTGGCTGGAAATTTAATCAAACCCTCGAATCCTGATTCCGAAACCGATTTTCACATCCGTTATGCTGATGGCGACTCTGTTTCGGTAATATTTGCCGAGTGCACGGAGGATTTTAATCAATTTTGCGGATATCAAGTCCGCGCCGCGGATTTGTTACGTCCGCTTGTTCCTCAACTCCCGGGAGAGAGCCGTGTTGAGGTGTGTGGAGAAGAGTGTTTGGCATCTCCTTTGTTGGCTATTCAAGTCACTGTGTTTCCGAACCATggtgtttgttttggattcacaAACTCTCATGTTGTTGCTGATGGGAGTAGTATGTTTAGTTTCGTACAGGCATGGGCGTCTCTTGCTAAACAGGTTATGTTGAAAGAGGATGGTTCGAATTTTCAGGTCCCATTTTATGACAGGAGTTTAATTGAAGACCCTCTTGGATTAGGTGCAATAATTCAAAGGAATTTCAGGGGTTTGGCGACGGCTGAGCAAATGGAGCAAGTCGCTCCAGATCAATCGATAGGTGGCACGAAGGCTCGTGTCACATTTGTCCTGAAACAGGCTGATATTGAAGCTTTAAAAAGCTTGGTGATACAGAAACGTCCTGCATTGCCTTATGTTTCTTCGCTAACTGTGGTATCCGCGTATGTGTGGACTTGTATGGCGAAAACACGAGCAGCTGTTGTGAAAGGCTCGGAACAGGAGCCTCTCAACTTTGCGATCGCGTATGATTGTCGTGCTCGTTTGGATCCGCCCCTGCCCGCCTCTTACTTTGGGAATTGCATATTGGCTTCTGTTACAGTGGAGAAGAAGGAGGTACTGGCTGGAGAAGAAGGCCTTTTTACTGCTGCTGAATTGCTTGGAAACTCACTTTCTGCAAAGATTAACAACAAGGATGGAGTCTGGAAAGGTGCTAGTGGCCTTCATGATGAGTTTGCAGGAGTAACGAGAGGCGAATGGTTCCTAGGAATTGCTGGTTCACCGAAGTTGGATTATTACAACGCTATCGATTTTGGTTGGGGCAAGCCGAGAAAATTCGAGTTTGTTTCGGAGCCGTTTTCTATTTCAAGGTGCAAAGATTCGAAAGTCGACTTGGAACTTGGGTTCATCATGCCTAAGAATGAGGTGGATGTCTTCTCTACGATTTTTGCTCAGGGATTGGAAGTCTCAACTTGA